The proteins below come from a single Triticum aestivum cultivar Chinese Spring chromosome 5D, IWGSC CS RefSeq v2.1, whole genome shotgun sequence genomic window:
- the LOC123119888 gene encoding probable stress-associated endoplasmic reticulum protein — protein sequence MTTSRRLADRKSAKFQKNITKRGSVPETTVKKGNDYPVGPIVLGFFIFVVIGSSLFQIIRTATSGGMA from the exons ATG ACTACTTCAAGGCGTCTTGCTGACAGGAAGAGTGCGAAGTTTCAGAAGAACATTACAAAGAGGGGCTCAGTGCCTGAAACTACTGTGAAGAAGGGGAATGACTATCCTGTTGGACCCATCGTGCTTGGATTCTTCATCTTTGTCGTCATAGGATCAT CCTTGTTTCAGATTATCAGGACGGCTACTAGTGGTGGGATGGCTTAA
- the LOC123124487 gene encoding UDP-glycosyltransferase 91D2-like, with translation MDETGSSPPLHVVICPWLAFGHLLPCLDLAERLASRGHRVSLVSAPRNIARLPPVRPAVAPFVGLVALPFPRVAGLPDGAESTNDLPFDKFELHRKAADGLTAPFSDYLESLCAEPGGRKPDWIIVDYFNDWAAAAAIQHKVPCAMLALLAATVVATLDILLSERTASRSAGAPRFATEKTGLMSLQCKWGMSIAEQVSSTLQRCKLVAMRSCSEWEPESVAHAATFGGKPVVPFGLLPPSPDGGRRGDSGKDDTAVRWLDAQLAKSVVYVALGSEVPLRPEEVRELALGLQLAGTRFLWALRKPPGVDADVLLPQGFEECTRGRGLVITGWVPQLGILAHDAVAAFLTHCGLSSTIEGLLFGRPLVMLPIMGDQVPNARLMECRKVGVLVPRNEKDCSFDREGVATAIRAVAVEEEGRRVFTANAKKLQEVVSDTECHERYIDRFIQQLRCYK, from the coding sequence ATGGACGAGACCGGTTCATCCCCCCCGCTGCACGTCGTTATCTGCCCGTGGCTCGCCTTCGGCCACCTGCTCCCCTGCCTGGACCTCGCCGAGCGCCTGGCGTCGCGGGGCCACCGTGTTTCGCTCGTCTCTGCGCCGCGAAACATCGCGCGGCTCCCGCCTGTGCGCCCAGCTGTGGCGCCGTTCGTCGGCCTCGTGGCACTGCCGTTCCCGCGCGTGGCCGGGCTCCCCGACGGCGCCGAGTCCACCAACGACCTCCCCTTCGACAAGTTCGAGCTCCATCGCAAGGCGGCCGACGGCCTCACCGCGCCCTTCTCCGATTACTTGGAGTCCCTATGCGCCGAGCCCGGCGGAAGGAAGCCCGATTGGATCATCGTGGACTACTTCAACGACTgggcggccgccgccgccatccaacaCAAGGTTCCATGTGCGATGCTTGCCCTACTCGCTGCGACTGTCGTCGCCACCTTGGACATTCTACTGTCCGAGCGCACCGCGTCCCGATCGGCAGGAGCGCCAAGGTTCGCGACGGAGAAGACGGGGCTAATGTCTCTACAATGCAAATGGGGGATGTCCATCGCCGAGCAGGTCTCCTCGACGCTCCAGAGGTGCAAACTCGTTGCCATGCGGAGCTGCAGTGAGTGGGAGCCCGAGAGCGTCGCTCATGCCGCGACGTTCGGCGGCAAGCCGGTTGTCCCCTTCGGCCTCCTGCCGCCGTCGCCTGACGGAGGTCGCCGCGGCGACAGCGGCAAGGACGATACGGCCGTGCGATGGCTCGATGCGCAGCTGGCCAAGTCGGTTGTGTACGTCGCGCTCGGAAGCGAGGTGCCGCTGCGCCCGGAGGAGGTGCGCGAGCTCGCCCTCGGGCTTCAGCTCGCCGGGACGCGCTTCCTCTGGGCTCTGAGGAAGCCACCGGGCGTCGACGCCGACGTGCTCCTCCCTCAGGGGTTCGAGGAGTGCACGCGCGGCCGTGGCCTCGTGATAACGGGCTGGGTTCCTCAGCTCGGGATACTGGCGCACGACGCCGTGGCTGCGTTCCTGACGCACTGCGGCTTGAGCTCCACCATCGAGGGGCTCCTGTTCGGGCGTCCTCTCGTCATGCTGCCCATAATGGGGGACCAAGTGCCGAATGCAAGGCTGATGGAGTGTAGGAAGGTCGGCGTGCTGGTGCCGAGAAACGAGAAGGACTGTTCGTTTGACCGAGAAGGCGTCGCGACGGCGATTCGGGCTGTGGCGGTAGAGGAAGAAGGTAGGAGAGTGTTTACAGCCAACGCCAAGAAGCTGCAAGAGGTCGTGTCGGACACGGAGTGCCATGAGAGGTATATTGACCGGTTTATTCAGCAGCTTAGATGTTACAAGTAG